The genomic stretch CCGAACTCTTCGACCGGGTCGACGTCACGGACACGGGGAACTTCAACTACCACCTGGGGCGACTGACGGGACACTTCGTCCGCCGGACGGACGCGGGCTACGAACTGGCCGCGCCGGGCTTCAAAATCGTCCGCGCGGTCGTCGCCGGCGGCGTCACCGGGGACCCGACGCTCACGTCCTCGCCGGTCGACGCCACCTGTCCGCGCTGCGACGGGCCGATGGCGCTCCGCTACGAGGACGGGACCACCTGGGTGCGGTGTACCGTCTGTGAGGGGTACTGGCCCCAGCGCGGGGGCGAACTCTTCGGCTTCAGCCTCCCGCCGCAGGGGCTCCGTGGCCGCGACCCCGACGAGGTCCTCGACGCCACCATCGTCTACTCCATCCACCGCTTCGAGACGATGACCCACGGCGTCTGCCCCGAGTGTGGCGGGAGCGTCGACGCCTCGCTCTCGGTGTGTGCGGAGCACGACGCGGCGGACGGCGTCTGTGACGCGTGTGGCTCTTCCTTCCTCGGCGTCGTCAGACTCGTCTGTGCCTCGTGCAAGTTCGACTGGCGGAGTCCCAGCTACGCGGTGGTCAGCGACCACCCCGCCCTGGTGGCGTTCTACTACGACCACGGAGTCGAACACGTCCCCGCGACGTGGGCGGCGATTACTCGTGGACTCCACTGGCGTGAAGCACTCGTCTCGACGGACCCGGCCTCGCTCCGCGTCACTGTCCGTCACGCCGGGGAGCGACTCGACTTCCTGCTCGACGAGACGGCGACGGTCGTGGACGTGAGTGAGTGACCCCTCTGCAAAAACATCAAACTCCTTACAGCAACGCCGTGCTGAATACGGCTATGGTGTCGCACCTCCGACATAACCGTGCGATGCGAACCCTGACCCTCCCGCGCTCCGACGCGGTGACCAGCGCCGTCCGGGCGGCGAGCGTCACTGCGACGAGTGCGGCCGAACCGGACGCA from Salinigranum halophilum encodes the following:
- a CDS encoding winged helix-turn-helix domain-containing protein, coding for MTVHGEEGAPAPQSPDSVFGVLGDATRLGILQALWDRYDPNATDNAVTFSELFDRVDVTDTGNFNYHLGRLTGHFVRRTDAGYELAAPGFKIVRAVVAGGVTGDPTLTSSPVDATCPRCDGPMALRYEDGTTWVRCTVCEGYWPQRGGELFGFSLPPQGLRGRDPDEVLDATIVYSIHRFETMTHGVCPECGGSVDASLSVCAEHDAADGVCDACGSSFLGVVRLVCASCKFDWRSPSYAVVSDHPALVAFYYDHGVEHVPATWAAITRGLHWREALVSTDPASLRVTVRHAGERLDFLLDETATVVDVSE